A single region of the Gossypium arboreum isolate Shixiya-1 chromosome 12, ASM2569848v2, whole genome shotgun sequence genome encodes:
- the LOC128285579 gene encoding uncharacterized protein LOC128285579, translating into MAIWQIGRVKDTAISLIMLFPLQVKLKGLFNKEQLDQVLKLLKSNSSSGIPSGSLAQTGKGKIKFQKVRGWNSGRMIGSARMIDNLYYFDDYCSTNKTAQCFSGISSSSVRDQIMFWHHRLGHPSFSYIKYLFPNLFKNLNCSSFQCESCVFI; encoded by the exons ATGGCAATCTGGCAAATTGGTAGAGTAAAAGATACAGCGATAAGCCTAATAATGCTTTTTCCTCTACAAGTGAAGCTGAAAGGTCTGTTTAATAAAGAGCAACTAGATCAAGTTCTAAAACTGCTAAAATCCAATTCCTCATCCGGTATTCCTAGTGGTTCTCTCGCTCAAACAG gaaaaggaaaaataaaatttcaaaag GTTCGGGGTTGGAACTCGGGGAGGATGATTGGCAGTGCTAGGATGATCGACAACCtatattattttgatgattattgtTCTACGAATAAAACAGCTCAATGCTTTAGTGGTATTAGTTCAAGTTCTGTTCGTGACCAAATTATGTTTTGGCATCATAGATTAGGACATCCTAGTTTTTCCTATATAAAATACTTGTTTCCAAATCTGTTTAAAAACTtgaattgttcatcttttcaatGTGAGAGTTGTGTTTTTATCTAA